From a region of the Nitrospira sp. genome:
- a CDS encoding cadherin-like beta sandwich domain-containing protein encodes MKQTVTAICQYLAATLIVALCLSAFGCSDKASVSDEPEVPLSSLGITPGKLQPAFSSNVTSYAFRVSAATASVTVTARPKDSKATITINGNLTSAGQGRIVTLGPPGSTTTISINLTTQTGGETTYSVDVIRPLSSDNNLSALTVTPGPLAPAFDPATLNYTVNVATSVTQVSVSATKSDPIAVMSGSVTAGAGVATGQATIPLDAPGTSKQVSITVTAPNGAAKTYTITVNRLSGDNNLSALTVTPGVLDPAFAPATLNYSVDVATNVTAVTVTATKSDSNAVISGDVPNQGQAIIPLDGPGTSKIVSISVTAPNGDSKTYTITVNRLLSSDNNLSALTVTPGALAPPFASGTLNYTVDVATDVTEVTVTATKSDSNAVISGDVPNQGHAIIPLDGPGTSKLVSIIVTAPNGTSKTYRITVNRAAPASDNNLSALTVTPGTLVPDFAQSTTTYSVEVPFSVDSVIVSATKSDPNAVMSGDVTAGAGVATGQQPFLLVPLLPVTVSITVTAPNGESKPYSVVIVRTLF; translated from the coding sequence ATGAAACAAACCGTTACTGCCATATGCCAATATCTAGCCGCTACCCTGATCGTCGCTCTTTGTTTGAGCGCCTTTGGCTGTTCGGATAAAGCCTCGGTTTCGGATGAACCTGAGGTACCACTCTCGAGCTTGGGAATTACCCCCGGGAAGCTCCAGCCGGCCTTTTCAAGCAATGTCACAAGTTACGCATTCAGAGTATCGGCAGCCACGGCCAGTGTCACAGTGACGGCCAGGCCCAAGGATAGTAAAGCAACGATTACGATCAATGGGAACCTAACAAGTGCTGGGCAGGGGCGCATCGTGACACTTGGTCCTCCTGGATCGACTACCACCATCAGCATCAATTTGACGACACAGACAGGAGGCGAAACCACTTATAGCGTCGACGTCATTAGACCCTTATCAAGCGACAATAATCTATCAGCGTTGACCGTCACACCGGGCCCGTTGGCCCCTGCCTTTGATCCGGCTACCTTGAACTACACCGTTAACGTTGCTACCTCGGTTACCCAAGTGTCCGTCTCGGCAACGAAATCTGACCCTATTGCTGTGATGTCTGGTTCGGTAACGGCTGGAGCAGGAGTCGCAACAGGACAAGCGACCATCCCGCTTGATGCGCCAGGGACCAGCAAGCAGGTGTCGATCACTGTCACAGCGCCGAATGGCGCCGCTAAGACCTACACCATTACTGTCAACCGCCTCTCCGGCGATAACAATCTGTCGGCCTTAACGGTCACACCAGGTGTCTTGGATCCCGCGTTTGCTCCGGCTACTTTGAACTACTCGGTGGATGTGGCCACCAATGTCACTGCAGTGACCGTGACAGCCACGAAGTCCGATTCGAATGCCGTGATATCGGGTGACGTGCCCAATCAAGGACAAGCAATTATCCCGCTCGATGGACCGGGGACCAGCAAGATCGTATCGATTAGTGTCACAGCCCCGAATGGCGACTCAAAGACTTATACGATTACCGTGAACCGTCTTCTCTCAAGTGACAACAATCTGTCGGCCTTGACGGTCACACCAGGCGCCTTGGCTCCTCCATTTGCTTCGGGAACCTTGAACTACACGGTGGATGTGGCCACTGACGTTACCGAAGTGACCGTCACGGCAACGAAGTCCGATTCGAATGCCGTAATATCGGGTGATGTGCCCAATCAAGGACACGCAATTATCCCGCTCGATGGACCGGGGACCAGCAAGCTGGTGTCCATCATCGTGACGGCTCCGAATGGCACCTCAAAGACATACCGGATCACTGTGAACCGAGCTGCTCCGGCCAGCGACAACAACCTGTCGGCATTGACGGTGACACCCGGCACCTTGGTTCCCGACTTTGCTCAGAGCACAACGACGTATTCGGTGGAAGTTCCGTTCAGTGTCGACAGTGTAATCGTCTCCGCAACCAAATCCGATCCGAATGCCGTGATGTCGGGTGACGTAACGGCTGGAGCCGGGGTCGCAACAGGACAACAGCCCTTTCTCCTCGTACCACTATTACCCGTGACGGTGTCGATCACCGTTACGGCCCCGAACGGAGAATCAAAGCCATACTCTGTTGTCATCGTCAGAACGTTATTCTAG
- a CDS encoding GldG family protein: MNLKSLPLGLLGVVLGIGGMIAYSLRPDWLWAVTIAEGLALICLVLFFVLHFETVKAFSGRRSTKMGLNSFLMIVLVSGILVIMNFLASRHSVRWDLSENQNFTLAPQTHRILRTLARDVKITVFTREKDPGYQAYKERLESYRQASTKLTIEFIDPEKQPKLAQNYGIFRTDTAIFESNGQTIRVTSPSEVELTGALLRISKDAKKRIVFVEGHSELSVEDKDRNGLSLAKEALTRQGYEVGTISLLKESAVPDNTSVLVLAGPRRAVMKEEQDRIQNYVEKGGHLLVLADPDTQTGLESLLAHWGLGLGPGVLVDLQDRLAQGDLTALLVRTFTEHEITQDLTSAVLLPLSRHVMFDELVGKDWDFVPLARTSPNSWAETNMQGRVVSLNEKEDVKGPLPMAAALAPKKAPEEGKPRPAIVVIGNSTFVSNAFFNFPGNSDFFLHTTGWLAEERDLISIAPKEPALRPFTPNPTQERALIYIQVVFLPLMTFLTGIIVWRKRRRL, encoded by the coding sequence ATGAACCTCAAATCTCTCCCCCTCGGCTTGCTCGGAGTCGTGCTCGGAATCGGGGGCATGATTGCGTACAGCCTTCGACCTGACTGGCTGTGGGCGGTCACGATCGCGGAAGGGTTGGCATTGATCTGCTTGGTGCTGTTTTTCGTCCTGCACTTCGAGACCGTCAAAGCCTTTTCAGGCCGGCGTTCGACCAAGATGGGGCTGAATAGCTTTCTCATGATCGTGCTCGTTTCGGGTATTCTGGTCATCATGAACTTTTTGGCGTCCCGGCACTCAGTACGCTGGGACCTTTCGGAGAACCAGAATTTCACGCTCGCACCGCAAACTCATCGGATCCTTCGAACCTTGGCGCGCGACGTCAAGATCACCGTTTTCACGAGGGAAAAAGATCCCGGCTACCAGGCCTATAAGGAACGACTGGAGAGTTATCGACAAGCCTCCACGAAGCTCACCATAGAGTTCATCGATCCGGAGAAACAGCCAAAGCTTGCCCAAAACTATGGAATCTTCCGAACCGATACCGCAATTTTTGAGAGCAACGGCCAGACGATCCGCGTCACCTCACCGTCTGAAGTGGAATTGACCGGTGCCCTGCTTCGAATATCCAAGGACGCCAAGAAACGCATCGTGTTTGTCGAGGGGCACAGCGAGCTGAGTGTCGAGGATAAGGATCGCAACGGCCTTTCCCTTGCGAAAGAAGCCCTGACTCGTCAAGGCTATGAGGTCGGCACCATCTCGCTCCTGAAGGAATCGGCCGTGCCGGACAATACTTCAGTGTTGGTCTTGGCCGGCCCACGCCGCGCTGTGATGAAAGAGGAGCAGGACCGTATTCAGAACTATGTCGAGAAGGGCGGCCATCTTTTGGTTCTGGCCGACCCCGACACTCAGACTGGTTTGGAGTCACTGCTCGCCCATTGGGGACTCGGCTTGGGTCCCGGGGTCTTGGTGGACTTACAGGATCGATTGGCCCAGGGAGACCTTACCGCACTATTGGTCAGGACGTTTACTGAGCATGAGATCACCCAGGACCTCACCTCTGCCGTGCTGTTGCCACTGTCCCGACACGTGATGTTCGACGAACTAGTTGGAAAAGATTGGGACTTCGTGCCGCTTGCCCGTACATCGCCGAACAGTTGGGCTGAAACGAATATGCAGGGCCGGGTCGTGAGCCTGAACGAAAAGGAAGACGTGAAAGGACCGCTACCCATGGCCGCAGCGCTGGCGCCTAAGAAGGCTCCTGAAGAAGGGAAACCGCGTCCGGCTATCGTGGTGATCGGCAACTCCACGTTTGTGTCCAACGCGTTTTTCAATTTTCCCGGCAACAGCGACTTTTTCCTCCACACGACGGGTTGGCTGGCAGAAGAACGCGACTTGATTTCCATCGCGCCAAAAGAGCCCGCGTTGCGACCCTTCACGCCTAACCCCACGCAGGAACGCGCGTTGATTTACATTCAGGTCGTCTTCCTTCCGCTCATGACGTTTCTCACCGGCATCATCGTGTGGAGAAAACGCCGCCGCCTCTAG
- a CDS encoding ATP-binding cassette domain-containing protein yields the protein MIDVQNITKRYGHHTAIDRVTFSVAKGEVLAFLGPNGAGKTTTMRILTCFMPATEGSAKVAGYDCTDQPLEVKRQIGYLPETPPVYQELTVTEYLTFVGRLRGITGPKLTSALDQSVGRLELGSVRHRLIGNLSRGYRQRVGLAQALLHDPPVLILDEPTVGLDPKQIIEIRELIKSLAGSHSVILSTHILPEATAVCQRVVIINKGRIVAEDTPEQLSARLRQSEKISITLKTCPADCEMKLRAISGILNVLPGQAGGTFLIECELGHDLRDEIARVVVSNQWGLLELRTVSMTLEDVFLHLTRHEDHLSDPTEAMVSTASAERTDA from the coding sequence GTGATCGACGTTCAGAACATTACCAAACGATACGGCCATCACACGGCTATTGATCGCGTCACCTTCTCCGTGGCCAAGGGAGAAGTCTTGGCATTCCTTGGCCCCAACGGCGCAGGCAAAACGACCACCATGCGGATCCTGACCTGTTTCATGCCGGCGACGGAGGGCAGTGCGAAAGTGGCCGGCTATGACTGTACCGATCAACCACTGGAGGTCAAGCGGCAGATCGGATACCTGCCGGAAACTCCGCCGGTCTATCAAGAACTGACGGTCACCGAATATCTGACCTTTGTCGGACGACTTCGCGGGATCACAGGACCTAAGCTGACATCAGCGCTCGACCAATCAGTCGGACGGCTCGAACTCGGCTCCGTACGCCACCGGCTGATCGGCAACCTCTCCCGTGGCTATCGCCAACGCGTAGGACTGGCACAAGCGCTGCTGCACGACCCCCCGGTGCTGATCCTCGACGAACCGACGGTCGGTCTCGATCCCAAACAGATCATTGAAATCAGGGAACTCATCAAGAGCCTGGCCGGCTCGCATTCAGTCATTCTCAGCACTCATATCCTCCCGGAAGCGACGGCAGTCTGCCAACGAGTGGTCATTATCAACAAGGGGCGGATCGTCGCGGAGGATACCCCCGAACAATTGTCGGCCCGACTACGTCAATCGGAGAAAATTTCAATTACCCTCAAGACATGCCCGGCCGACTGCGAGATGAAGCTCCGTGCGATCTCCGGCATCTTGAATGTTCTCCCAGGCCAGGCAGGGGGCACTTTCCTCATCGAGTGCGAACTGGGTCACGATCTGCGGGACGAGATCGCACGTGTGGTGGTCTCAAACCAGTGGGGATTGCTCGAACTCCGCACCGTGTCTATGACATTGGAAGACGTGTTCCTCCACCTCACGCGCCACGAGGACCATCTCTCAGATCCGACGGAAGCTATGGTCAGCACGGCCTCTGCTGAAAGGACGGACGCGTAG
- a CDS encoding HEAT repeat domain-containing protein: MEQEPKHSIQGMNPLNQQAGDGPLGGVAADPTQAESPAQSDALTIGQDPVALEEEQVKDEIDIQIDLLNDPDWVVRREAIITLGEMGDERCVAPLTRALRDGDWQVREVAIEALSQVGSPAVDTLLKLLRDWEVRKYAIAALGKIRDERVLDPLMLQLRNDEFKDDAIEALVQLGRPSVEKLIVALRDKDENVRKSAVLALGRIKSGEAIDPLIEMLGDKDWFTRLTAAAALESIGDERGREAIKPLLKDPDMVVKMRVERILAKWKKQPISQPANA, encoded by the coding sequence ATGGAACAAGAACCAAAACATTCAATTCAGGGGATGAATCCTCTCAACCAGCAGGCCGGTGATGGGCCACTCGGTGGCGTTGCCGCCGATCCGACCCAGGCTGAATCACCAGCCCAGTCTGACGCGCTGACCATCGGCCAAGATCCTGTTGCGCTTGAAGAAGAGCAGGTAAAGGATGAGATCGATATTCAGATCGACCTCCTGAATGATCCTGACTGGGTGGTCCGCCGAGAAGCTATCATCACACTCGGCGAGATGGGTGACGAGCGTTGTGTGGCGCCATTGACCCGCGCGTTGCGCGACGGTGATTGGCAGGTCCGAGAAGTTGCGATTGAAGCATTAAGTCAGGTGGGCTCTCCCGCCGTCGACACACTCCTCAAATTGCTCCGTGACTGGGAAGTGCGCAAGTATGCCATTGCTGCGCTCGGCAAAATCCGCGATGAACGCGTGCTTGATCCTCTGATGCTCCAACTTCGGAACGATGAGTTTAAGGATGATGCCATCGAGGCCTTGGTCCAACTGGGTCGGCCGTCCGTTGAGAAGTTGATTGTGGCGCTTCGCGACAAGGATGAAAATGTCCGCAAGAGCGCAGTGCTCGCGTTGGGAAGGATTAAAAGCGGCGAAGCCATCGATCCGTTGATTGAAATGCTTGGCGATAAAGACTGGTTCACGCGGTTGACGGCGGCTGCCGCCTTGGAATCGATCGGCGACGAACGAGGCCGCGAAGCGATCAAGCCGTTGCTCAAGGATCCCGATATGGTGGTCAAGATGCGGGTGGAACGAATTTTGGCGAAGTGGAAGAAACAGCCGATCTCTCAACCGGCCAATGCCTGA
- a CDS encoding DUF4340 domain-containing protein: MTRYWPTLLMFAVLAGLGGYLYLVEFPAKQREEKQESEQKHLLLFPETAITGLSITTAQGPIEFKLTEPGKWTIVTPLQTDADNREVQALIRALVTGAVNRTVEEQATTLAPFGLEQPVTTLTITAGTQQETILIGDSGPLSNTLYVLRVSDRRVLLTNLAPKDFINKSLMAFRRKELLRFVQNDIERVRLTYPTTEIVIYNMAKDKPKPLWKIRYPIEAEADQNEVRSMMFRLEDLKALGIIDPGPERDAIAKTLTTPKVKVTLHTAAGDQSVRLYQPDPQSGEAIAETTADAPLYYINPALLKDLTKELFNLQDKRLLGLDYTDIAMLSVKTRDQQYVLINQTGEWVLEDQPTDKVSQEAADLFVSRVANLPAEERVMKQSAPLAPYGLLAPSAEFVATGKDGKTIGKLTLGNHAGNLVFATGQRLQGVFQVRPDLLTQIPLKTDLLAKPQGTQGTGQ; this comes from the coding sequence ATGACGCGCTACTGGCCGACTTTACTCATGTTCGCCGTGCTGGCCGGTCTGGGTGGCTACCTCTATCTCGTCGAATTTCCCGCCAAGCAACGAGAAGAGAAACAGGAAAGCGAGCAGAAGCACCTCCTGCTTTTCCCGGAAACCGCGATCACCGGACTCTCCATCACCACCGCACAGGGACCGATCGAATTCAAGCTGACGGAACCTGGCAAGTGGACTATCGTAACCCCCCTTCAAACGGATGCGGATAACCGCGAGGTGCAGGCACTCATTCGAGCGTTAGTGACGGGGGCTGTGAATAGAACGGTTGAAGAGCAAGCCACCACACTGGCGCCATTCGGGCTTGAACAGCCGGTGACTACTCTCACCATCACAGCCGGAACGCAACAAGAGACGATTTTGATCGGCGACAGCGGTCCCCTTTCAAATACTCTCTATGTGCTGCGTGTATCGGACCGGCGTGTGCTCCTGACGAACCTGGCGCCGAAAGACTTCATCAATAAATCCTTGATGGCGTTCCGCCGGAAAGAGCTGCTGAGATTCGTGCAAAACGACATCGAGCGGGTTCGCCTGACCTATCCGACGACCGAAATCGTGATCTACAATATGGCCAAGGACAAGCCCAAGCCCTTGTGGAAAATCCGTTATCCGATCGAAGCCGAAGCAGACCAGAATGAAGTTCGTTCAATGATGTTTCGATTGGAAGACCTGAAGGCGCTTGGCATCATCGATCCCGGCCCCGAACGAGACGCTATTGCCAAGACCCTGACGACGCCAAAAGTGAAGGTCACGCTACATACCGCCGCCGGCGACCAATCAGTCCGGCTCTATCAGCCCGATCCCCAAAGCGGCGAGGCCATTGCGGAAACGACAGCCGATGCGCCGCTCTATTACATCAACCCGGCGCTGCTCAAGGACCTGACCAAGGAGCTGTTCAATCTGCAGGATAAACGACTCCTCGGCCTTGACTACACGGATATCGCGATGTTGTCGGTCAAAACCAGAGATCAGCAGTATGTCTTGATCAATCAAACCGGCGAGTGGGTGCTCGAAGACCAGCCTACGGATAAGGTCAGCCAAGAGGCGGCGGATCTCTTCGTCAGTCGAGTTGCGAATCTGCCGGCCGAGGAACGCGTGATGAAGCAGTCGGCGCCGCTGGCTCCGTATGGACTATTGGCGCCCAGTGCGGAATTTGTCGCCACCGGCAAAGACGGCAAAACCATCGGAAAACTGACGCTCGGCAACCATGCAGGAAACCTTGTCTTTGCCACCGGCCAACGTCTGCAGGGTGTGTTTCAAGTGCGTCCTGATCTCCTCACCCAGATTCCACTCAAGACCGACCTTCTCGCCAAACCGCAGGGCACTCAGGGAACCGGACAGTGA
- a CDS encoding septal ring lytic transglycosylase RlpA family protein, translating to MYTDIHHSWSSSYKHCAMVLCLSLGACSWIPKGDMQLDVGIKDRGVASWYGEQFHGKQAANGELFDMEALTAAHRTIPLGSVVRVVNLTNGKHLYVRITDRGPYEKGRILDLSRRAAVQLGMEHEGLAHVQVEIVGERHPELILLSERFSERATSLLAAAGPEFDRTSPGMVSPARNFIGDLWIERRNRWALAMLVADHPAQVPVASLVIN from the coding sequence ATGTACACAGACATCCACCACAGCTGGTCCTCATCGTATAAGCATTGTGCAATGGTTCTATGTCTTTCGTTGGGAGCCTGTTCTTGGATTCCCAAAGGGGATATGCAACTCGATGTCGGGATCAAGGATCGAGGAGTAGCTTCATGGTACGGTGAACAGTTTCACGGAAAACAAGCTGCGAATGGCGAGCTATTCGATATGGAAGCCCTGACGGCTGCGCATAGAACTATTCCTCTTGGGAGTGTGGTGCGTGTGGTTAATTTGACCAATGGGAAACACCTCTATGTGCGGATTACCGACCGTGGTCCTTACGAAAAAGGCCGGATTCTTGATCTTTCCCGTCGTGCGGCCGTGCAGTTGGGTATGGAGCATGAAGGGTTGGCGCATGTGCAAGTGGAGATCGTCGGTGAGCGCCATCCGGAGCTGATCTTGCTTTCAGAACGATTCTCAGAACGAGCGACCTCACTTCTTGCCGCTGCCGGGCCGGAATTTGACCGGACGTCACCTGGTATGGTTTCGCCAGCTCGAAATTTCATAGGTGATCTTTGGATCGAGAGGCGCAATCGCTGGGCGCTTGCGATGCTCGTTGCGGATCATCCGGCGCAGGTTCCGGTCGCCTCATTGGTCATCAACTAA
- a CDS encoding ABC transporter permease subunit, with protein sequence MTPVQAVIAKELRGYFVSPIVYVVGAVFLLIFGLLSYLYVGFAGAQAIQLMQMQGGMAQINLNDLVFRNLFASMRIVLLLILPILTMRLFAEERKLRTFEFLMTSPIRINEIVIAKFVSVFLVYLGLLGLTVLVPTVLMLFSDFDWNPIWTGYLGMVLLGALFLSVGVFASALTENQIVAAFVSFGMLLTIWLISGLGSLFGDTPAGRIISYVSFMEHYERLVRGLIDTSDLVYFGSGLALMLFLTHRVVESTRWK encoded by the coding sequence ATGACCCCGGTGCAGGCCGTCATCGCCAAGGAACTGCGTGGGTATTTCGTATCCCCCATTGTCTATGTGGTGGGGGCCGTCTTTCTGCTCATCTTTGGACTACTCTCATATCTCTATGTCGGATTTGCCGGTGCGCAAGCCATCCAATTGATGCAGATGCAGGGGGGGATGGCCCAGATCAATTTGAACGATCTGGTCTTTCGAAATCTCTTCGCCAGCATGCGTATCGTCCTCCTGCTCATTCTGCCTATTCTGACCATGCGATTGTTCGCGGAAGAGCGCAAGCTTCGGACGTTTGAGTTCCTGATGACGTCGCCCATCAGGATCAATGAGATAGTCATCGCCAAGTTCGTCAGTGTCTTTCTGGTTTATCTCGGCCTCTTGGGACTAACCGTGCTGGTGCCGACTGTATTGATGCTGTTCAGCGATTTCGATTGGAACCCCATCTGGACCGGCTATCTGGGGATGGTGCTGTTGGGAGCCCTCTTTCTTTCCGTGGGAGTGTTTGCGTCGGCGTTGACGGAGAACCAGATCGTCGCCGCCTTTGTCAGCTTCGGCATGCTGCTAACGATCTGGTTGATTTCCGGGTTAGGGAGCCTTTTCGGCGACACCCCTGCAGGCCGAATCATCTCGTATGTCTCCTTCATGGAGCACTATGAGCGTCTGGTGCGGGGACTCATCGACACAAGCGATCTCGTGTACTTCGGAAGCGGACTGGCGCTCATGCTGTTCCTCACACATCGAGTCGTGGAATCGACACGCTGGAAATGA